One window from the genome of Nocardioides panaciterrulae encodes:
- a CDS encoding ANTAR domain-containing protein — translation MASRPDLADLLTRAVREINSHTDLEPTLAAIVACLHAGLPAGHHVGLCLQQRGGVVSTAAVSDESVVDLEAAQHELDQGTCPRVIRTGETTIADPVDDEQEWTGYLPAALRRGVDAQLSVPLVAGERIWGALTVYSLHGRGLSPDTRRLASLYAVHAAVAVARSHREDNLEAALESRRIIGQAVGLSMERFGLDEELAFRYLVRLSSTGNVKLREVARELVDQANHRANHRADGGADSGADHRTDHRTDHGADHGANCGP, via the coding sequence GTGGCCAGTCGGCCGGACCTCGCCGACCTCCTCACCCGAGCCGTGCGGGAGATCAACTCCCACACGGACCTCGAGCCCACCCTCGCCGCGATCGTCGCGTGCCTCCACGCCGGGCTGCCGGCCGGGCACCACGTCGGGCTGTGCCTCCAGCAGCGGGGTGGCGTCGTGTCGACCGCGGCGGTCTCCGACGAGTCCGTGGTCGACCTCGAGGCCGCCCAGCACGAGCTCGACCAGGGCACCTGCCCTCGGGTCATCCGGACCGGGGAGACCACGATCGCCGACCCGGTGGACGACGAGCAGGAGTGGACGGGCTACCTCCCCGCCGCGCTGCGCCGCGGCGTCGACGCACAGCTGTCGGTCCCGCTGGTCGCCGGCGAACGGATCTGGGGGGCGCTCACCGTCTACTCGCTCCACGGTCGGGGCCTCTCCCCCGACACCAGGCGGCTGGCGTCGCTGTACGCCGTCCACGCCGCGGTCGCCGTGGCCCGGTCGCACCGGGAGGACAACCTCGAAGCCGCGCTGGAGAGCCGCAGGATCATCGGCCAGGCGGTGGGCCTGAGCATGGAGCGCTTCGGGCTCGACGAGGAGCTCGCGTTCCGCTACCTGGTCCGGCTGTCCTCCACCGGCAACGTCAAGCTGCGCGAGGTCGCCCGCGAGCTCGTGGACCAGGCCAACCACCGGGCCAACCACCGGGCCGACGGCGGGGCCGACAGTGGGGCCGACCACCGGACCGACCACCGGACCGACCACGGGGCCGACCACGGGGCCAACTGCGGGCCGTGA
- a CDS encoding PAS domain S-box protein produces the protein MTTIGAEEQVAALGHAVITTDPDGVILGWNPAAERLYGWAAEDVLGRNIAEVTVPDVSRETAEDIMRALHSGVPWSGGFPARRKDGSIFPALVTDTGIYRDGRLVAIIGISTNLGTALRPLLERSADAALLLRADTTITYSSPAVRLLFGWAEEELIGTSFLAHLHPDDRARLGVVLARVVNEPGPRPAQEVRVRRGTGWAWAEAAFTNFLDDPLVRGVVCNLRRSLAHDAEEEAEQRNERLEAALQSRLTLEQARGFLAGRDGISVHEALARMRGYATDHRMSLDEVADGLLGHVLEVGPPE, from the coding sequence ATGACGACCATCGGTGCCGAGGAACAGGTCGCCGCGCTGGGGCACGCGGTCATCACCACCGACCCGGACGGCGTGATCCTCGGGTGGAACCCTGCGGCCGAGCGGCTCTACGGCTGGGCGGCGGAGGACGTGCTGGGTCGCAACATCGCCGAGGTCACGGTGCCCGACGTCTCCCGCGAGACCGCCGAGGACATCATGCGGGCGCTGCACAGCGGGGTGCCGTGGTCGGGCGGGTTCCCGGCGCGCCGCAAGGACGGTTCGATCTTCCCCGCGCTGGTCACCGACACCGGCATCTACCGCGATGGCCGGCTCGTGGCGATCATCGGCATCTCGACCAACCTCGGCACCGCGCTGCGCCCGCTGCTGGAGCGCTCGGCCGACGCCGCGCTGCTGCTACGCGCCGACACCACGATCACCTACTCCTCTCCCGCCGTCCGGCTGCTGTTCGGGTGGGCGGAGGAGGAGCTCATCGGCACCTCCTTCCTGGCGCACCTGCACCCCGACGACCGCGCGCGGCTCGGGGTCGTGCTCGCCCGGGTGGTCAACGAGCCGGGGCCGCGCCCGGCGCAGGAGGTGCGGGTGCGCCGCGGCACCGGCTGGGCCTGGGCGGAGGCGGCGTTCACCAACTTCCTCGACGACCCCCTGGTGCGCGGCGTGGTGTGCAACCTGCGGCGCAGCCTCGCCCACGACGCCGAGGAGGAGGCCGAGCAGCGCAACGAGCGGCTCGAGGCCGCCCTGCAGTCGCGGCTGACGCTGGAGCAGGCCCGCGGCTTCCTCGCCGGGCGGGACGGGATCTCGGTGCACGAGGCGCTGGCGCGGATGCGCGGCTACGCGACGGACCACCGGATGTCCCTGGACGAGGTGGCCGACGGGCTGCTCGGGCACGTCCTCGAGGTGGGGCCGCCGGAATGA